In a single window of the Pseudodesulfovibrio profundus genome:
- a CDS encoding glycosyltransferase family 4 protein produces the protein MSESKRIWGTLDPFYEPGPVLGRKVANIGFLRALLAEDRFDEYHFFLGDQGVADSLRGHIAKIAPDLLDSGRLRTFDRRELPVQVAQTGYHCFHLSDCITTQPHLARLRNRYSRTIFPITGTIHSLSYAEFCGPFLRHLWAGTTERDAIVCTSAPGRQAVEHFFGWLRSSYDMQEAVASAPQLPLIPLGVDVADLHPQGQRSDDGPVRLLVFGRISHHSKMDLLPLVRALHRLVSEGLDPKSIELVLAGWADDNDDFLPTLKDYVKNVGIPLSVSLRPTEAEKRRLYQSSDIFISIADNPQETFGITVAEAGAFGLPSVVSEYDGYRDIIRHGETGLLVPTIGPDDTSDADILAPLTYGNQYHLLLAQRTAVEIPALAQALYRLIASPDERRAMGEAARKRVVEHYSWQEVIRQYHELWDDLCARPVDRDALRDVAHPQTMPYADLFGHYTTKQLDPAMRLKAGRTGEAFYRGQDYPTLYSGMTLTIDPELAKKLVFLARKSVDSDSLIRKLIAIAPEVDATTAKNHIMWSLKHDILERVP, from the coding sequence ATGTCGGAATCAAAGCGAATATGGGGAACACTTGATCCTTTCTATGAGCCGGGGCCGGTTCTTGGTCGAAAGGTGGCAAATATCGGTTTTTTGCGTGCGCTGCTGGCAGAAGACCGATTTGATGAGTACCACTTTTTCCTCGGCGATCAGGGCGTGGCTGACTCGTTGCGGGGGCATATCGCCAAGATTGCGCCCGACCTTCTGGACAGTGGGCGATTGCGCACCTTTGATCGAAGGGAGCTTCCTGTTCAGGTCGCGCAGACCGGTTACCACTGTTTTCACCTGTCGGACTGCATCACGACCCAGCCGCATCTGGCTCGACTCCGTAACCGCTACAGCCGGACGATATTCCCGATCACCGGCACCATTCATTCCTTGAGTTATGCCGAGTTCTGCGGTCCGTTTCTCCGACACCTGTGGGCTGGGACAACCGAGCGGGATGCCATTGTCTGCACCTCTGCACCGGGGCGTCAGGCCGTGGAACACTTTTTCGGCTGGCTGCGTTCTTCCTACGATATGCAGGAGGCCGTAGCATCGGCTCCGCAATTGCCGCTCATTCCGTTGGGCGTTGATGTGGCGGACCTGCACCCCCAAGGGCAACGATCTGACGATGGGCCGGTTCGTCTGCTGGTTTTCGGTCGCATATCCCATCATTCAAAGATGGACCTGTTGCCGCTGGTCCGCGCTCTGCATCGATTGGTTTCGGAAGGGCTTGACCCAAAGAGCATTGAACTCGTGCTGGCGGGTTGGGCCGATGACAATGACGATTTCCTGCCGACCCTCAAGGACTACGTGAAGAATGTGGGGATTCCGCTTTCTGTTTCGCTGCGCCCGACCGAAGCGGAAAAGCGTCGGCTCTATCAATCGTCTGACATTTTCATTTCCATTGCGGACAACCCGCAGGAGACCTTCGGCATTACCGTGGCCGAAGCCGGAGCGTTCGGATTGCCGTCCGTGGTTTCTGAGTATGATGGATACCGCGACATCATCCGCCATGGCGAAACCGGCCTGCTGGTGCCGACCATCGGCCCGGACGACACCAGTGATGCCGATATTCTGGCACCCTTGACTTATGGCAACCAGTACCACCTGCTGCTTGCCCAGCGCACAGCCGTGGAGATACCGGCCCTTGCCCAGGCGCTTTATCGCCTGATTGCTTCGCCGGATGAGCGTCGCGCTATGGGTGAAGCCGCCAGAAAGCGGGTGGTGGAGCACTATTCATGGCAGGAAGTCATCAGGCAGTATCACGAACTGTGGGATGATTTGTGCGCACGTCCGGTTGACCGGGATGCGTTGCGTGATGTTGCCCATCCGCAAACGATGCCCTACGCCGATCTGTTCGGTCATTACACAACGAAACAACTGGACCCGGCCATGCGTCTGAAGGCCGGAAGAACCGGTGAAGCCTTTTACAGGGGACAGGATTATCCGACCCTGTATTCAGGAATGACGCTGACCATTGACCCGGAACTTGCCAAGAAATTGGTTTTTCTGGCTCGTAAATCCGTTGACAGCGATTCCCTGATACGCAAACTTATCGCCATAGCGCCCGAAGTTGATGCGACCACAGCTAAAAATCATATAATGTGGTCGCTCAAACATGACATACTGGAGCGCGTACCGTAA
- a CDS encoding 4Fe-4S binding protein, whose amino-acid sequence MKALRAARMERCIGCHSCSLACSRQVHKVLSWNKAGIRISSAGGLSTGFEARLCLACSPAPCAKACPTGALSQRRDGGIIQKKKLCIRCGECATACPVDAIFLDHLVNPYICIHCGRCVEFCPHDCLEMVDLPKTATDEEERDD is encoded by the coding sequence ATGAAAGCTCTGAGAGCGGCTCGGATGGAGCGCTGCATTGGCTGCCATTCGTGCTCACTGGCCTGTTCAAGACAGGTACACAAAGTGTTGTCCTGGAATAAGGCAGGGATACGTATTTCTTCGGCCGGAGGTCTGTCCACCGGCTTTGAGGCGCGGTTGTGCCTGGCGTGCAGTCCGGCCCCATGCGCCAAGGCCTGCCCGACCGGAGCCCTTTCCCAGCGCCGCGACGGCGGCATCATACAGAAAAAGAAGCTGTGCATTCGCTGTGGTGAATGTGCCACGGCGTGTCCGGTGGATGCGATCTTCCTGGATCATCTCGTGAATCCGTACATCTGCATTCACTGTGGTCGCTGCGTGGAGTTCTGCCCGCACGATTGCCTGGAGATGGTTGATCTTCCGAAAACCGCAACCGACGAGGAGGAACGCGATGATTAG
- a CDS encoding aldehyde ferredoxin oxidoreductase N-terminal domain-containing protein, with product MIRDFFRVMVVNLTTGKTNIVERDGRSEFLGGTGLAARLFQEFGHMDKDWDDPEQPLIFAIGPLTGYYPLMSKTCCAFRSPYHNEYSESYAGGKSALSLRFADLDALVIIGKAKRLTALCVGSRRVETRDVEYMRGFDALQTGRVLRKVFPGSGRRSILRIGPAGENRSAYACINVDTFRHFGRMGGGGVMGDKNLKAICILGDRGFDLPDNKEYPKLYKHIFKQLTTTEMMAKYHGLGTAVNIKPLNGLKSLPWKNLQQTSSPEADKISGETFADDTLLRNAACAGCPVGCIHVGFVREQFQANNQYLYRQVGYDYEPIFSCGGMLEVTEASEVLRILDVIEKEGLDCMSTGVALAWATEALEKGVISEEQTKVKLQWGDAETYMQAVEMIGRPTNEFYRLLAQGALKCAAEFGGEDFACVLGQEMAGYATGEVFFVSEGLGFRHSHLDSGGYAYDQKHEDKDVKRALDFLVDDARERIVLNCMVGCLFSRGVYKDELLAEAMDAVGYGGLNGKMAEIGDRVQRLRWRLRIGMGYDPRAVKIPKRFTEITTWKGPIDTEYLEALRTGYAARILEMGAPEKEEE from the coding sequence ATGATTAGAGATTTCTTCCGCGTCATGGTGGTCAATCTGACCACGGGCAAGACAAATATCGTTGAGCGGGACGGACGAAGCGAGTTTTTGGGCGGTACCGGCCTTGCTGCCAGGCTCTTTCAGGAGTTCGGCCATATGGACAAGGATTGGGATGATCCCGAGCAGCCCCTGATTTTCGCCATCGGGCCGCTCACCGGCTATTATCCGCTGATGTCCAAAACGTGCTGCGCGTTCCGTTCGCCGTACCATAATGAATATTCGGAGAGCTACGCAGGTGGTAAGTCCGCGTTGTCCCTCCGCTTTGCCGATCTCGATGCTCTGGTCATCATCGGCAAGGCCAAGCGACTCACTGCGCTGTGTGTCGGTTCGCGCCGTGTCGAGACCCGCGATGTGGAATACATGCGTGGTTTTGACGCTCTGCAGACCGGTCGCGTGCTGCGCAAGGTCTTTCCGGGGTCTGGTCGTCGTTCTATCCTGCGTATCGGGCCTGCCGGTGAAAATCGATCCGCTTACGCCTGCATTAACGTTGATACCTTCCGCCATTTCGGTCGGATGGGCGGCGGTGGTGTCATGGGAGACAAGAACCTCAAGGCCATCTGCATTCTTGGTGACCGTGGATTTGATCTGCCGGACAACAAGGAATACCCCAAGCTCTACAAGCATATATTCAAGCAACTGACCACCACCGAGATGATGGCCAAATACCATGGTCTCGGAACAGCCGTGAATATCAAGCCACTCAATGGCCTGAAGAGTCTGCCCTGGAAGAACCTCCAGCAGACATCCAGCCCCGAAGCGGACAAGATATCCGGTGAAACCTTTGCCGACGATACGCTGCTTCGCAATGCCGCCTGTGCGGGTTGCCCGGTAGGATGTATTCATGTCGGCTTCGTGCGTGAGCAGTTCCAGGCCAATAATCAGTATCTGTATCGACAGGTGGGCTATGACTACGAGCCTATCTTCTCCTGCGGCGGAATGCTGGAGGTCACCGAGGCGAGCGAAGTGTTGCGCATCCTCGACGTGATCGAGAAGGAAGGGCTGGACTGCATGTCCACGGGTGTTGCCTTGGCTTGGGCTACGGAGGCGCTGGAAAAGGGCGTGATCTCCGAAGAGCAGACCAAGGTTAAACTGCAGTGGGGCGATGCAGAAACCTACATGCAGGCCGTGGAGATGATCGGTAGGCCCACCAATGAATTCTACCGCCTGTTGGCTCAGGGCGCCTTGAAATGCGCTGCCGAGTTCGGCGGTGAGGACTTTGCCTGTGTCCTTGGTCAGGAAATGGCCGGATATGCCACTGGCGAGGTCTTCTTCGTATCCGAAGGACTCGGGTTCCGTCATTCGCATCTGGATTCCGGCGGCTACGCCTACGACCAGAAGCATGAAGACAAGGATGTGAAGAGGGCATTAGACTTCCTTGTGGATGATGCCCGTGAACGAATCGTGCTCAACTGCATGGTCGGCTGTCTCTTCTCCCGTGGCGTCTACAAGGATGAATTACTGGCCGAGGCCATGGATGCCGTCGGTTACGGCGGACTCAATGGCAAAATGGCCGAAATCGGTGATCGTGTGCAACGACTGCGCTGGCGATTGCGTATCGGCATGGGCTACGATCCCCGTGCAGTGAAGATTCCGAAACGATTCACGGAAATCACCACATGGAAGGGCCCAATCGATACGGAATACCTTGAAGCACTGCGCACAGGATACGCCGCCCGAATCCTCGAAATGGGTGCTCCAGAGAAGGAAGAAGAATAA
- a CDS encoding IS3 family transposase (programmed frameshift) has translation MRKSKFSEYQIVKILKAVEGGRTVVDVCREHGVSSATYYKWKSKYGGMEASDIQRMKDLETENRKLKQMFADLSLENMALKDVIEKKPLRPVQRKEFVMHMVNAFELSLRKACAAMGISRSYYAYKPHPRDDSDVIAALTELAEKKPTWGFSKLFNVLRQQDKPWNHKKVWRVYCLLKMNLKRKAKKRLPQASRTAVAQPLAPNYCWSIDFMRDTLYSGRVFRTFNAVDDYNREALAVEIDTNMPAGRVVRVLDRVAEERGGYPERLRMDNGPEFSGTVMAAWAESHGVNLEFIQPGKPTQNSYIERFNRTYREEVLDLYVFNSLSEVRAITEDFIREYNEERPHESLGNMSPINFAAQRAGGTPYPLGNPPKTAGSLYR, from the exons ATGCGTAAATCGAAGTTCAGCGAGTACCAGATCGTCAAGATCCTGAAGGCAGTGGAAGGCGGACGAACTGTCGTCGATGTCTGCCGCGAGCACGGCGTGAGCAGCGCCACGTACTACAAGTGGAAGTCAAAGTATGGCGGCATGGAGGCATCCGATATCCAACGGATGAAGGATCTCGAAACGGAGAACCGTAAGCTCAAGCAGATGTTCGCCGACCTCAGCCTGGAAAACATGGCGCTCAAGGATGTGATCGAAAAAAAAC CTCTGAGGCCAGTTCAACGCAAGGAATTTGTCATGCACATGGTCAACGCGTTTGAGTTGAGCTTGCGCAAGGCATGCGCGGCCATGGGCATCAGTAGGAGCTACTACGCCTACAAGCCGCATCCGCGGGACGACAGCGATGTCATCGCAGCCTTGACTGAACTGGCCGAGAAAAAGCCTACATGGGGCTTCAGTAAGCTTTTCAACGTCCTTCGACAGCAGGACAAGCCCTGGAACCACAAGAAGGTCTGGAGGGTTTACTGCCTCTTGAAAATGAACCTGAAGCGCAAGGCCAAGAAGCGGCTTCCGCAAGCCTCTCGGACGGCAGTGGCCCAACCGCTTGCGCCAAACTATTGCTGGTCGATAGATTTCATGCGGGACACGCTTTACAGCGGTCGCGTCTTCAGGACTTTCAACGCTGTAGATGATTACAACCGTGAGGCCTTGGCCGTGGAGATCGATACCAATATGCCAGCAGGACGAGTGGTAAGGGTGCTGGATCGGGTAGCCGAAGAGCGTGGCGGCTATCCCGAGAGGTTGCGAATGGACAATGGTCCAGAGTTCTCGGGGACTGTCATGGCGGCCTGGGCCGAATCGCATGGCGTGAATCTGGAGTTCATTCAGCCTGGCAAACCCACCCAGAACTCATACATCGAGCGGTTCAACCGAACCTACAGAGAAGAAGTGCTTGATTTGTACGTGTTCAACAGCCTGAGCGAAGTTCGGGCCATTACGGAGGACTTTATCCGTGAGTACAACGAGGAACGTCCTCATGAATCCCTGGGGAATATGTCGCCGATAAATTTTGCTGCCCAAAGGGCAGGGGGTACCCCCTACCCTCTGGGCAACCCCCCGAAAACTGCCGGGAGTCTCTACCGTTAA
- a CDS encoding MobA/MobL family protein, with product MSAKKELTHFGVKVIKKSNGQSIVAKGAYNNRANLRSLNTGSKHYHKSKGELLHSVMLAPEEAPGWLLELSNNYEEFFSYIEGGETRKDAQYMREVTIGLPHELSGRQNIELATAFVQTAFVDQGMVANLVIHKPTDKGDQRNIHAHILLTMREIQPDGFGKKVRAWNRLVPQWRENWEAVANGYLVEKGFEARVKMKSYKKRGIDKEASKYKGPQYTPKKTKEWHLDAIDIASTLEKASARTTVNAGGRVFSERSR from the coding sequence ATGTCTGCAAAGAAGGAATTAACGCACTTCGGTGTAAAGGTTATCAAAAAAAGCAACGGCCAAAGTATCGTTGCTAAGGGAGCATACAACAATAGAGCAAATCTTCGTAGTCTTAACACTGGCAGCAAGCATTACCACAAGAGCAAAGGGGAGCTTCTTCATTCGGTAATGCTTGCACCTGAAGAGGCCCCTGGGTGGCTTCTTGAGTTATCCAACAATTACGAAGAATTTTTCTCATACATTGAAGGAGGAGAAACGCGTAAAGACGCGCAGTACATGCGGGAGGTCACCATTGGCCTTCCTCATGAACTGAGTGGTCGTCAAAATATAGAATTGGCAACGGCATTTGTTCAGACCGCTTTTGTTGACCAAGGCATGGTCGCAAATCTTGTAATACATAAACCAACTGACAAAGGAGACCAGAGAAATATTCATGCTCATATTTTGCTGACCATGCGAGAAATTCAACCGGATGGCTTTGGCAAGAAAGTCAGAGCTTGGAACAGGTTAGTTCCACAATGGCGAGAAAACTGGGAAGCTGTCGCCAATGGTTATCTCGTAGAAAAAGGCTTTGAGGCTCGTGTGAAAATGAAAAGTTATAAAAAACGAGGAATTGATAAGGAAGCAAGCAAATATAAAGGGCCACAGTACACCCCTAAAAAAACGAAAGAATGGCATCTTGATGCCATAGACATTGCCTCCACGCTTGAAAAAGCTTCAGCGCGAACAACAGTTAATGCTGGCGGCAGGGTTTTTAGTGAACGTAGCAGATAA
- a CDS encoding type IV secretory system conjugative DNA transfer family protein, whose protein sequence is MIPNILWKQGSFVAVDPKGEIAKVVGPYLRSCGFEIVIFDPYQVGGFPSATYDPIVLLIPSDPEFADKVNQIVDALLVPPVSGEPHWVNAARNLLAGVIAYVVENKNEVSSLARAHDILQGGISVVSKIAKGLLSIGDTESLAWRKLGRYAEYNPENREAQSILSTLLTQLQFMDSDPIRKTLSYGTFRFEELLNPHAKLAVFITLPPEKLESHNRFQRLLISQVIAEFSRAGGVKNTSTDLYIDEAGTIGTLPMLSQAVGVMRSYGLRIWTFFQTLGQLKRDYPQDWQNFIGNSGTLLLLKVMDNETAQYFSEKLGKLRQFEELSGLSTGNGKLGSTNTWNADAPYQGMRDVLSPEGLCQLPDDVGLVLTDGTPVLFRKTPYYETAPFRDVVA, encoded by the coding sequence ATCATCCCCAACATTTTATGGAAACAGGGGTCTTTTGTTGCTGTTGATCCTAAAGGAGAAATTGCAAAAGTCGTAGGCCCATATCTGCGTAGCTGCGGATTTGAAATTGTGATTTTTGACCCGTACCAAGTTGGAGGTTTTCCTTCCGCTACCTATGACCCTATTGTGTTACTCATTCCTAGTGACCCAGAGTTCGCAGATAAGGTTAATCAAATTGTAGATGCTTTGCTAGTCCCTCCGGTCAGTGGTGAGCCTCATTGGGTAAATGCAGCTCGGAATCTGTTGGCTGGAGTAATAGCCTATGTGGTTGAGAACAAGAATGAAGTGAGTAGCCTCGCCCGAGCCCATGATATTCTCCAAGGTGGGATTAGTGTTGTCTCTAAAATTGCAAAGGGACTATTGAGCATAGGCGATACTGAGTCGTTGGCATGGCGAAAGCTTGGTCGGTATGCGGAGTACAATCCTGAAAACCGAGAGGCTCAAAGCATCCTTTCAACTCTTCTTACCCAGTTGCAATTCATGGATAGTGACCCTATCCGCAAGACCCTGTCTTATGGAACTTTTAGGTTTGAGGAGTTACTCAATCCACACGCAAAACTGGCGGTGTTTATTACTTTGCCACCTGAAAAATTAGAATCTCATAATCGCTTCCAGCGTCTGTTGATTTCGCAGGTAATCGCTGAATTTTCACGGGCTGGCGGGGTAAAGAACACATCAACGGACCTGTATATAGACGAAGCCGGAACCATAGGAACGCTACCTATGCTTTCGCAAGCCGTAGGAGTGATGCGAAGCTATGGACTTAGGATTTGGACATTCTTCCAAACTCTTGGGCAGCTTAAGCGTGACTATCCGCAAGATTGGCAGAATTTCATTGGCAACAGTGGCACTCTCCTTTTGCTGAAAGTAATGGATAATGAGACAGCTCAGTACTTTTCTGAGAAGCTTGGTAAACTTAGGCAATTTGAGGAATTGAGTGGGTTGTCTACGGGAAATGGAAAGCTTGGTAGCACGAATACTTGGAATGCTGACGCGCCGTATCAAGGGATGCGTGATGTGCTTTCACCAGAAGGGCTGTGCCAACTTCCTGACGATGTTGGTTTAGTTTTGACTGATGGCACTCCTGTTCTATTTAGAAAAACTCCGTACTATGAGACTGCACCTTTTCGAGATGTCGTCGCGTAG
- a CDS encoding type I restriction-modification system subunit M N-terminal domain-containing protein has product MTLKKSELYSSLWQSCDELRGGMDASQYKGYVPVLLFINYVNGKKIS; this is encoded by the coding sequence ATGACTCTCAAGAAATCCGAACTCTATTCGTCCCTCTGGCAATCCTGCGATGAACTTCGTGGTGGAATGGATGCCAGTCAGTACAAGGGTTATGTACCGGTCCTTTTGTTTATCAACTACGTCAATGGCAAGAAGATATCGTGA
- a CDS encoding RecB family exonuclease, translating into MKIQVGYHFDGGSFPDELRAVEAAEGVKITGPLGLVSILETRLGLVGNHSGQPVRIARYLAAMDALCRAGAPFYKESFEADGWSSARSLLALRDQLRLSGWDGSDLGASARLTDMAMLESKADMLPGLAERIEDILDSITQFSISGISEISLHMHEQEKWPSCWRKLFASLESVGVSISVSQPAFSTSNSTNLDLLHESLFAQKGCDNRFQPDGSLTCLTASTAMEAADALGAWLAVQECHEDSVAIIAESETEILDASMRRYGLPRPGGGSRSQWRAALQLLPLGLGIHWAPFDPQRYLEFLTAPICPLHPVMASRLVRALEKSPGLGGKEWLKAISKSEGWARKQENSDELLDDLRFWTEVKRVPPQTGLGAEIVRDICLRLSDWAAKGTLAHEGKLMSAVSGMAQELAEAVSETGRHAIPKPQLDRMLDSVIGGGASIADRAEAAPWTVLFHPGQLGGNVDTVVWWNFIMAGLPLGRSPWTNAEAEALKRADVQIEDIDLQRDLELSGWQQTACNATKKLILVMPEQDGGEPLAPHPFWENIVAAMGLSEETDIPAITVSASQLRRGESNLMDMDIPLEVVPENAALAFQDTWQAPKGVIERREKESPSGMSKLIKCPLAWVLSHVLKIYATGSPTLSEGSQLVGSFCHSIVEDLINESHNWKPDEAVSRATTLFDSRLKEMAATYLLPGMETEREFLRSRLRRAVSDLFERIEGAGLSVVESEKEVERTDAGGQTYRGFVDISLEDDKGNPVVWDMKWTNKSKYRREELEKGIALQLAAYCWMLDKDDLPAFGAYYMLAQTELISSQAPWLPPEDVVDSDLKATWEMVRERYDAIIDRLMAGDVEAIASSDDEEKEFDFGTGCFFCDYAMVCGVGYE; encoded by the coding sequence ATGAAAATACAAGTTGGATATCATTTTGATGGCGGAAGCTTTCCCGACGAATTGAGAGCTGTAGAAGCAGCGGAAGGCGTAAAAATAACAGGCCCGCTTGGCCTTGTCAGCATCCTTGAAACTCGATTGGGTTTAGTTGGAAATCACAGCGGACAACCTGTTCGTATTGCCCGCTATCTTGCGGCAATGGATGCCCTTTGTAGGGCAGGTGCTCCCTTCTACAAAGAATCCTTTGAGGCTGACGGTTGGTCATCGGCAAGAAGCCTCCTTGCATTACGAGATCAACTTCGTTTGTCAGGGTGGGACGGAAGCGACCTTGGGGCCTCGGCACGTTTGACAGATATGGCCATGCTTGAATCGAAGGCAGACATGTTGCCGGGGCTTGCAGAGCGAATTGAGGATATTCTTGACTCCATTACTCAATTCAGCATCTCAGGAATTTCAGAAATTTCTCTGCATATGCATGAACAGGAGAAATGGCCGTCCTGTTGGCGTAAACTTTTTGCCTCGCTGGAGTCGGTAGGTGTCAGTATCAGTGTGAGCCAGCCAGCCTTCTCCACTAGTAATTCTACGAACCTCGACCTGCTACACGAGTCTCTTTTTGCTCAGAAAGGATGCGACAATCGTTTCCAACCAGACGGCTCACTGACTTGTTTGACTGCTTCTACGGCTATGGAAGCGGCAGATGCTTTGGGAGCATGGCTTGCCGTTCAAGAGTGTCATGAAGATTCAGTAGCCATAATTGCAGAATCTGAAACCGAAATTTTAGATGCTTCCATGCGGCGATACGGTTTACCCCGCCCAGGTGGAGGAAGTCGATCCCAATGGCGAGCAGCGTTGCAGTTGCTTCCACTTGGATTGGGCATTCATTGGGCACCATTTGATCCTCAGCGTTATTTGGAATTTTTGACTGCTCCAATATGCCCCCTCCACCCTGTTATGGCGAGCCGTCTTGTGCGTGCCCTTGAGAAGTCGCCAGGCTTGGGTGGAAAAGAGTGGCTCAAGGCCATTTCTAAGAGCGAGGGATGGGCGCGAAAGCAGGAGAATAGCGACGAGCTTTTGGATGATTTGCGGTTCTGGACTGAAGTGAAGCGAGTCCCTCCCCAGACTGGGTTGGGTGCTGAAATCGTGCGCGACATATGTTTGCGCCTGAGTGACTGGGCCGCCAAAGGGACCTTGGCTCATGAAGGAAAGCTGATGAGTGCCGTGTCTGGCATGGCACAGGAGCTTGCTGAAGCCGTAAGTGAAACTGGTCGACATGCTATTCCCAAGCCTCAGCTGGATCGAATGCTTGATTCCGTTATAGGCGGTGGAGCTTCAATCGCCGATAGAGCCGAAGCTGCGCCTTGGACGGTCCTGTTCCACCCCGGACAACTCGGCGGTAATGTTGATACAGTTGTTTGGTGGAATTTCATTATGGCGGGATTACCCTTAGGTCGGTCGCCTTGGACAAATGCCGAAGCGGAAGCCTTGAAGCGTGCCGACGTTCAAATTGAGGATATCGACTTGCAACGAGATTTGGAGCTTTCTGGCTGGCAACAAACAGCATGTAATGCCACCAAGAAGCTGATTCTTGTCATGCCTGAACAGGACGGCGGCGAGCCTTTGGCACCGCATCCATTCTGGGAAAATATTGTTGCCGCAATGGGGCTCTCTGAGGAGACAGATATCCCTGCTATAACGGTTTCAGCATCACAATTGCGTCGCGGTGAAAGTAATCTGATGGACATGGATATACCGCTTGAGGTCGTGCCAGAAAATGCAGCTCTGGCATTTCAGGACACGTGGCAGGCCCCTAAAGGTGTCATTGAACGACGAGAAAAAGAATCTCCGTCCGGCATGTCGAAACTCATCAAATGTCCGTTGGCCTGGGTGTTAAGCCACGTGCTTAAGATCTACGCTACCGGTAGCCCTACGCTTTCCGAAGGAAGTCAGCTTGTCGGTTCATTCTGTCACTCCATAGTCGAGGATTTGATCAACGAGTCTCACAACTGGAAACCCGACGAAGCCGTATCTAGAGCCACAACCCTATTCGACTCCCGTCTGAAGGAAATGGCCGCAACGTATCTGCTACCCGGTATGGAAACTGAGCGGGAGTTTTTAAGATCTAGACTCCGTCGGGCCGTGTCCGATTTGTTCGAACGTATAGAAGGCGCAGGGTTGTCAGTAGTTGAAAGCGAAAAGGAAGTTGAACGGACTGACGCAGGTGGTCAGACATATCGCGGTTTTGTCGATATCAGTCTCGAAGACGACAAGGGCAATCCAGTTGTGTGGGATATGAAGTGGACGAACAAAAGCAAATATCGCCGTGAAGAGCTTGAAAAGGGAATAGCTCTGCAACTCGCGGCCTATTGCTGGATGCTCGACAAGGACGATCTCCCAGCCTTTGGAGCATACTACATGCTCGCCCAGACTGAACTGATATCTTCACAGGCTCCATGGTTGCCCCCAGAAGACGTTGTTGATTCTGACTTGAAAGCCACATGGGAAATGGTGCGTGAGCGGTATGACGCTATCATCGACCGACTGATGGCGGGAGACGTGGAGGCCATTGCGTCCAGCGATGATGAGGAAAAGGAATTCGATTTCGGCACAGGCTGCTTCTTCTGTGATTACGCAATGGTATGCGGAGTGGGCTATGAGTAA